A genomic window from Hyla sarda isolate aHylSar1 chromosome 10, aHylSar1.hap1, whole genome shotgun sequence includes:
- the LOC130293180 gene encoding uncharacterized protein LOC130293180, producing MDFPMFSPNQPAIFCVLPTPRLVQPTLVSTPVPVLSLLAPAYTPVSTVPTLSPASPAQLPSTLSPASPELIPAPEFPAAAPEVPRAPEISRVPDSPEVVLRRSQRLTQGQLPARCSRA from the exons atggatttccccatgttttctccaaatcaGCCTGCAATCTTCTGTGTCTTACCAACCCCGAGGCTGGTTCAACCCACATTAGTCTcaacaccagtcccagtcttgtcactgTTGGCTCCAGCCTATACACCAGTCTCCACAGTGCCAACCCTGTCACCAGCCTCTCCAGCACAGCTGCCATCGACTCTGAGTCCAGCCAGTCCTGAACTAATACCAGCTCCTGAGTTTCCAGCTGCAGCTCCAGAAGTCCCAAGAGCTCCAGAAATCTCAAGagttccagattctccagaggtggtgttgcgcagaTCCCAAAGGTTGACGCAAGGACAACTACCAGCTAG gtgcagtcgagcctaa